The genomic DNA CTTTTCATGTTCTTTAGTGCACTTTCccattctctctttttcctcttgAATATAAAAGAACCTAAAACTTTAAGAGCTAGTGAAACACGTTTGGCAGATGCTACAACACTTGATGATAGCTTGATATAATCTTCTGTTGGGTTGTATTCTCTAAAGGCATGTAGGGTAAAAAGTTGAAAAGCTTTATCAAAAGATAACTCTTTCATCTCGTGTATGTGGTGCACTCCACAATATGTTAGCACGTGCTTATCTCTTGTGGTTATGATTATTTGACTTTATGAATTCAAGTAGTCAAaaacttcaattaaaaattttatttgttttaaatcgACAGTCACATCATCAAACACAATGAGAACTTTTTTGCAACTAAGCCTTTCTCTTGGGAAAACGTACTTGACATTGGGATGCATATCCCCTAAAAGTGCAAAACTGAGTCTTTGGCACATGTTATTTAGTCCTCCGTATTTTTCtgattcttctctaatattttcaatgaaGTAAGAAGTGTCAAACAATCCAATGATTTTGTTGAATACAACATTAGCAAGAGTAGTTTTACCTATGCCTCCAATACCCCAAGTTCCTACCTTGCAAACACCCTTtgtacataataaattttcaatctcatcAGTTGATAACTCTAGTCCAATTGGGTTCTTAGTATGAATTACTGAGGAGTTGTAATCCAGTTTCTTCCATATATCATCGACAATATTCTTTACTAGCACGGCCTCATTCCTAAaagtaaaaagtaaataaataactaatatgatacaaaaattgaatgactaaaacctaaataaagaaacataatataactttaattcttttctgtttatttaatttgactgttcctcaaatgaaaattttttaaatgtaaaattggCAGAACAATAACTGTGTCATAACTTTGAACACTAATTCTGATTAAGAAAAGTTCATTTCCCAGTGGCAtgaaattttggattcaaatatAGAcgatttttaattcattttcaagTTGAAAAAATTTCCAGAATACATTCTGTTCTCCTTAGGTTTTCTTTGCAgttttaatttcgtttttgcttaatggaacaaaattttggattcaaatatATTTGATCATCACTTTCCATATCCTAAACAATTACAAAACTTATCGattctcaaattcaattcatggaaaaatgaattaatcagTAACTATCTATTAAATATCTTATTCAGATATACATTAGCTATCATCCAATTAAAATGTTTATATCCATGTAAAAGTTGCAGTGAGATAAAGAGTAAGTAATGTCTATAGAAGAAACATATTTTCTGATAGgccttaattttaaatatctaggTTGTTCCAAATGATTATTCTTTGAAATATCTATCCgtagtaaattttgaaaaggaaaataattttaaataaaagaaactgCTGAAAGTAAGATTACTAAGGAAAAGGAatactcataattttaaataattttggaaAGGAAGTCTACACCATGaagttataacaaataaaaaattttgaatgaaaaccaCGGAAACTAAGGAAAACCTCATACTCTAGTTTAGGAGTACTAGAGGAACAAGAAGAAGAGGCACTTTGCATTAACAAAGAGGGCTAAACTAAAACATCAAATAATAAGTCATTGACTTTTTATTCCACCATAACTAACAGAGTAATTGACTTTttccattttattatttttcatttttgctcACATTAACAAAAGATCTGCCgatcaaaaatttggaaactaTTGATATTAGGGTTAGGTAGgagttaattgaattttttactctCAATCCAATATTTATGTTTCTTAAAAAATTCGATTTGTCACTCCCTTCTCCACCCACCCTATAAAAATCTTCCACCACTACCAGCctattaatattcatattcaaaattcaattatatatggGTAAcgtgagattaaattttaaaacattaggtGCCATTGTCAAAACGTTATGATGTTTATTTGCTTatggttatatttttacttaaaaccACTGATTTTACCACAAAATGGTTTTAAATTTAGACCCTGTATCAATTGAGAAACACGAAAAACAAGAAGCAGAAATAAAAACCTCAGTATATCTAAGCTATTAACAGTTAAACCAGACCATGTATCAATgaaattcaatagaaaattaaacTACTGAAATTGCAAGCACATGTAAAcatgaaactttaaaaattttatatccacTCCCAATAAAAACTGTACCTGTGAGCAATCCCTTAGCCTCCTCGTAATCACCCATCTCAAACTCACTCTCTGCTCTCTTCTTCAACGCAAGTGCCTTCATGCTCTTATCCCCAAACCCACTAATTCCATATACAGCTCCATCATTACTTGAGTAGTTTTAGTTGATCTGACCATAACTCCACTGGGCAAAGCCAGGAAGTTGGGCCTAGTCCCGCATTGGTCGAAGCACCCACAATCTTTGTTCTTCTATCTAGTTATTAGTCACTCAAATGAAATGGAACAAGTTGACCGGTTGATTATATACTAAATAGTCTTTTATGGAACCCGTGTAAGGACATCTTAAAGAAAGAAGGCgaagaagaagataataaaaatacattaataacAAAAACCAGAGAAAGACGGAAGAATCCTCAAAGTCACTCCACTTGCTtctcttttcatcatctttgaCATACAACAAAGTCACTCCACATGTTTGatcaaaatattatgattttacatTCAAAAATTATGTAACAATTAAACATTCTCGGATAATAGAGGATGTTTcacatgattttcttttttaatcaatgCAATTGCTAAATTCAACAtgaattacttaataataatttttttaaagaccttattaacaaataattaattcatatcaTAAAATCTAGACTATAATAGTATAACTTGATTAGGAAGGTACATGGCATTGTtgcttctctttttattttgttctataTTCCCTTCTTTTTCTAATCATCCAAGATGGAAGGGAATATTTGCATCTACTTTCCCACCCCAAAACACATTTAAGTGAGAGTTCATCATCTCTTGCCATATGGTGGACCCgaagataaaatttaatgggATCAAGGTTGAATGAAAACAATTTATTAGAGattcaattgaaaaataatgaaatataagaaatgtCAAATAAAATTGTAGGAGCTATATTGATAtactctctcactctctctctctctctctttatatttatattaaatgttgatatcaattttataatttttaataaaaagagtaaaatagtgatttaaaaaaacttgtcagattcattaataaaagggtaTGAAGGATGagaatttaattagtttttataaCTTGAAGGATGtaaatttgttgtttctttaaaacttgggtgggacatatCATTTGGCCgagaaacaattaaaaaagaaaaggcaagGCCACTTGCtcgaaaataaaatgaaagtaGAATCAAAAGACAGCTTAATGTTCACGGATGACAAAGACTAAAGACACGGCATATTTTCCGGGAAAACagataaagcaaaaaagaaaaaggcaggGCATCTTCCCAGAAAAGAGATGAGAGTGGAAATGTACAGTAAGAAATACTTAGATATTGTGGAATATAGTTCAATTACTCAATTAGCTTTCTTTGTTTATCCGAGGTGCCTCTCTTCCCTTGCAGGTAATggcctcttcttcttcttcttccatcaCTCCTAAAATAAAGTATGAGGTTTTCCTTAGTTTCTGCGGTGTGGACACCCGGAAAAAGATTACCAGTCATCTATATGAAGCCTTTTgtcagaaaaaaattaaaactttcattgatgataatcttatcagaggagaagaaatttcCCCATCTCTCTTGAAGGCAATTGAACATTCAAAGATCTcggttatcattttctctaaaggcTACCCTGCCTCTAGATGGTGTCTCAAAGAACTTGAAGTGATAGTTAAATGTAAGAACAAGTATGATCAGATCGTAATACCGGTCTTCTATGAAGTAGATCCATCTGATGTCAGGAATCAAAGAGGAGATTTTGGGATTGCATTTGGTGAGCTGGAAAAgcgttttatggatgatttgaagatgtTGCAGAGATGGAGGACTGCTTTGAGGGATGCAGCCAACCTATCTGGTTTTGATTCAAAGAACTACAGgtaacattaaatttatttctgCTTGAAAAGCgtaatatatgatatttctatttctatccttaatttataattgaaatcATATATTTGTAACCATAATCTGTTTATAAATTTCTCTTTTGGATTATACTGAGTAATTCATTTTTCCATGAATTGAATTTGACCATTGATAAGTTTTGTAAGTGTTTAGGATATGGATGGTGATGATCTATTatatttgaatccaaaattttgTGCCACtgagtatttaattttttatgtcatgacacattttaaaaattttattcaatgaaTAGTCACAAGAAACAGAATAGCATTGAAGTTATTCTATATTTCCTTATATCGTTATTTATCGTCTCATTTAGtgtccttttcatcttttttactttttaggAATGAAGCATCACTTgtaaataatattgttgatgaaattttgAGAAGATTGGACTACGACTCCTCAATAATTCACACCAATAACCTAGTTGGATTAGATTCATCAATTGAGGAGATTGAAAATTTACTATGTACAAAGGGTGTTTGCAAAATAGGAATTTGGGGCATTGGGGGCATAGGTAAGACTACTCTTGCTACTACTGTATTCAACAAAATCTTTGGGCAGTTTGAAGCTTcttatttcattgaaaatattagagaagaatTAGAGAAAAGTAGGGGATTAAATGACATGCGCCAAAAACTCAGTCATGCACTTTTAGGGGATATACATCCCAATATTGGATTCATCTTCCCAAGAGAAAGACTTAGCCGTAAGAAAGTTCTGATTGTGTTTGATGATGTGACtgcaaatttaaaacaaatggattttttaatgaaagtttTTGACTACTTGAATTCAGAAAGTCGGATAATCATAACGACAAGGGATAAGCAAGTGCTAGCAAATTGTGGAGTGCATCATATACATGAGATGAAAGGATTAGCTTTTGATAAAGCTTTTCAACTTTTTACCCAATATGCCTTTACAGAAAGCAACCCAGCAGAAGATTACATCGGGCTATCAACAAGTGTAGTAGCATGTGTTGAAGGTCTTCCACTAGCTCTTAAAGTTTTAGGTTCCTTTCTATTTAAGCGAACAAAGAGAGAATGGGAAAGTGCGCTAAAAAACTTGAAAAGTATTAATACTTATGGGGATATTCAGAAGGTGCTAAAAGTAAGTTATGAAGGATTACATGATAGAGAAAAGGACATATTTTTGGATATTGCATGTTTCTTTAAAGGTTATAAAAGAGATCTTATAGAAGCAATCTTAAATGCTCGTGACTTGGACtctcacatttatataaatgttctCATTGAAAGGTCTCTAATAATTACTTCATTTGACACTataacaatgcatgatttacttGAAGAAATGGGTAGAGCAATTGTTCAGCAAGAATCAATTGATGATCCTGGCAAACGTAGTCGGTTGTGGGATTATGCGGATATTTTTTCAGTATTGAAGTATAATACGGTAAGAGCCAAAACACTAATTTTCTATTTCTACTTTATACatgagaaataataatatataaatttaattgttctTGGATAATAATGGCACATCTCTTACATTTCTTATATTTGCActttttgaaaaggaaaattgaaaagataatATACATGATATTTCGGAGTAAATTACTCAAGAATTGAtgtaattaatcaaattcaaactgacttttaatcaatatatattctCTTGATTATCAGGGAACTAGAGCAATTCGAAGTATACGCTTGGATATGTCTAAAGTAGCAGAGTTGCATTTAAATCACAAAGCTTTCAACAACATGCAAAACCTACGATTCTTGGAATTTTATGGGTCCGAACCTGAAAACAAGGTGTTTGAATCTGATTCCTCTGCATTGTGCCATAACATAAGATTACTGAAAAAACATAGGTCCAAGGATGAAAAGAAGGTGCATGGTTTTGAGgtccttaaatttaatttctttgagCTAAGGTACTTTTGCTGGGATAAATATCCTGCCAAATCATTGCCACACAATTTTAATCCAAAGAACCTTGTCGCACTTTACATGCGCTAtagcaaagttaaaaaactttggACTGGTAATCAGGTATATGTTAGCTTTTATATTGCTACATTTTTCCCCCTTAAATTGTAAATACGTTTACGTTAAATATGTTGCtttaatacatttattttcatttttatttttatttttttgttgcagaaacttgttaatttgaaacatattgATCTCAGTCACTCTAAGCGTCTATGCAGAATGCCAGATTTTTCACTTATCCCAAATCTTGAGAGCTTGATTCTGGAAGATTGTACAAATTTGCTTGAAAGTTTCTCATCTATTCATAATCTCCATAAACTTATTATCCTGAATCTACAAGGCTGCAAAGGCTTTGATAATCTTCCAATCAGTGTTTATTGGAAATCTCTTCAAGAAGTTAATCTCTCCAATTGCTCAAATCTCAAGACAGTTCCATATCTCCCTTGTACAGTTGAAAAGTTATATCTGAATGGAACTTCAATAAAAGAATTGCTATCAATAGAGCATCTATATAGACTAGTAAAATTGAGTCTTAGAAAATGCTCAAGACTTGAGAGGTTACCTGAGAGTATTCATGAGTTGAAATCTCTTAAATGTCTTTATCTCTCGGGTTGTACCAAACTCAACAGATTACCGAATGACCTGGGAACTTTAACGACCTTGGAGGAACTTGAACTAGAGGAAATTGCTTTAGCAAATATACCAACATTTGTAACAAGTTTGATCAACCTTAAGACATTGTCTTTTGCAAAATGTAAGATGCAAAACCGATCAAGTATCCCACTCATCCATTTATCAATCTTCCAAAAGATGACAAAGCTAAACCTGGTTGATTGTTGCATCGAAGTTTTACCTAACAATATTGGTGAATTACTCTCATTAGAATATTTATATCTTGATCAAAACAAGTTTGAGAGCTTGCCTGTGAGCATCAAAGACCTTTCTAAGTTGCAAGAGCTTTATATAAGAAATTGTCAGAGGCTTAAATCTTTGTCAGAGCTTCCAAGCAACTTACTACGTATGGAAGCAAAGAATTGCATATCTCTTGAATCAATATCAGGTTTACCAACCATATTCCTAAGTATGCGGGATTCAATGGAAGGAATCGACTTCATCAAttgtttcaaactaaaatttgatgTGACAGATGCTCTCTTAAATATTGAGAGAAATGCAGATGTGTGGTATCGCCTTATAGTAAGTCTATCTCTCTCACTTTCTTAGTTTTCTTATGATGTCAattcttataaaatttgaatattcaaaatttataattcaaaagattgaataattaaatgagtatacatatatttcatattaaaagtaaaagacgtgtggattaaaattttttatttttataaaattaacaaatatacctACCCTTATATTGTCTTGAATAAAGTGGTTCGGTTTTCTTCTTCCTGTTTGTGCTATAAGGAAAGTATGAGTTTTAAACAAAACTCACCgttttgatttaattacaatCAGATTCACCACTTTGCAACTCTGACACTTAAGTACCATTACAAACAAATCAACCACTTTGCACTTCTCACACTTTTATTCTCAACATCTACCCTTGAACATaactctctcttttctcaacaTCTCCCCTTAAACATAGCTTCATTAGTTAACTTACTTTTATTCTCAACATCTCCCCTTAAACATAACTctctttagttttttctttggcaaaaagactttttttctcttaactGACTAGCCAAAAAGACTAGCATACTTACTTTTTCTCTGGCAATCAAACAATTCTTCACATGGTTGTGGTGATTCCAACGATCCTATCCTCCTCCCAAGACTCTTTTGGtcactctttctttctcttttcatgGCTATTATTTGACTGTAAAAAATATGAGTGCAAAATAATGCACATCAGGCCTTatgcctttttttattttgcttgtcAAACATGACACACAGTCATATGTTCTCTACACATGCACGAGTGTGGCATTACTCAATAaagacaattttcaaattgttatgAAACTCATCCTTATctagaaattcaaatttgttgattACGTGGGTGTGTGCTTTTTTTACTATCATTTTCATGTGCTTAAtgtgaaatgacatttttgcccttcaAAGCATGGACAAACATCACCCTTATAGTGAACGACCATCCCTATTAGAGAACTTAATTCATAACaagatagagaaaatgatgaaagTGTCTTTGGGCTTACCTATGGGTGTTGTACTCTAGGTGAAGAGGTGCCACCTTATCCAAGTTTTTTGGAGCTATTCCATCTACCTCAAAGAAATATTCAGCTTGCAAAAGCAAATTGTCAAGGTCCACTTCATTGAACTTAGAAATTCAGGCTTCATGGATCAACCTTAGAATGCCTTTTGGCTTAGTCTTGTCACTACCCTTTCCTCTATAAGATCTATTTACTTTTGGTTGgtgaaaatttcaaactaatGCTTGCTAAGGAGAGAATGAAGAAGATAATGAATAGTTAATTTCATTCTATTTTGAAAATTCGTTACACAACATCTTTTAACAATTTGTTTCCAAATTACAACTATTGCAAGTGACGCCATTTAGGGTCCAtgtcaattcaaattcataacaaAAACTGCATACAAAACTCACCTACCTCATCAATCATTAAATGCATGAACACTAGATGATTTGAGAGAAACTCAAATCTAATGAATGAAGAATGAAGATTTGGTGAAAGAGATAACAAAAAATCAAGAACAAGAAAGGGATATGAAAACCTAATCAAACCTTCTACATTTTACATAACTTTTTCCCCTTTGTTATGAAATGATTAGTTTTGGTTTAAAGTCATCGTTTTACATTAATAACAAAAACCCATCCTTTGTTTTAATGAGAAGACAAGTTCAtcaatttatgaaaacttttaTAACACGATAATATTTATCACAATTACAAACAAATCCACCACTTTGCAGTTCTCACACTTTTATTCTCAATGTACTCTAAAATACAACTCCCTTTATTCTCAGTGTCTCCCTTTAAACATAACTTCCTTAGTTGACTCACTTTTATTCTCAATAtatcttaactttaaattatattatacaaaattacatttaatatatggttttttaattatataatattcttatacgtaaaattttactattgttaattaaataattaatatatttaatttttttatttgatataatgaaatgCTAGGTAGTCTTGATCAGGAACTTTAATTTGTGATAAATTCTAATgcatataaaatgataaaacattactagatattaaaattatctaattaataataaagaataatctaagacaaagttgataattcagtaatcaaaatattttctatatggAATTTTTACTCGGACTGCTGATTTATGAATATAAGAGTTTCATGCGAtgtaatattaaatatctaGTATTATTCAAATGGGGTtaaatatgtgtgtatatatgtgtgtgtgtgtgtctcaAAGCAATATAGAAACTAAAAGAAGTGATGGACATGCAGGACAACAAAACACGAGGGACAACTTCTCTTGCAAAAGCCTGCATATGTTACCCTGGAAGTGAAATTCCAAAGTGGTTTGCCTTACAAAGTAATACATCTTTCATAGAGTTTCTAGCTGGTTGGTTGAATGATAACTTAATTGGTTTTGCTTTGTGTGTTGCTGTATCATTACAAGACTATCAACAACTTAGAATTATCCGAGTTGGATTTAGCCTGGCTGTTAATGAAGAGATCATTTCCTCTGGCCGATTATTCATATCAGAAGGATTGAAGGGTGAGGTTATTGAATCAGATCATGTATTTGTAGGTTATGATTATAGTATCATGTCCTTGCAATTGCTTACACTTAATTTGAATAGCGAGGGTAGCATTGTGTTCTTTGTTGAACATGTAACTAAAAATGGCAATGTTATATCCTTCGTTAATAAATGCGGAGTGACTTTATTGCATGCCAAAGATGATGATTTGAGAAGAGATCTAAGAGTGGACAGAGACAAGAGATTGAATACTATAAATTGCTCTATTAATGACTGTTTGAAGTGCTGTCTAAATTGTTGCGAGGAGCATGACCAATGGGGGAGTTTACAAGGATCGTACGAAATTTTAAATAGATGGTCTCCTCATTCAGAAATATACAAGCAATGGATGGTACACGAACTGtaagttgaattaaaaaaaatgtccaaaacattagaaaaaataaaaaacattatttatatatatgtgtgtgtgtgtgtgtgtgtgtgtgtgtattgtaAATTTTATGTCCTCAACACATACTAGTAAGTAGTAAGCATCTTCCTTATAGTTGTGCCCTAATAAAAAGTGGTTGCTTTGTCATTTCTTCTGTATGGTTAGTGGACtctggtacgtgctgtcgttgacacccaaattaaatcctaaattcctgcaacaaaaatgtagtaaaggaaagtagggatcgatccctcgaagagctttgattagtatgtcatCACGAATAAATCggaacaaataaataaaaaggggggttttgaagtgaatgcaaattataatgaaaaaaacactaattaaaaattcagtaaaataatctaaaaggaataaatcgatttaacaaaccttggtcttcggtcacatccaccattggaactacgatcgatcatcgaaacaaaatatcaaattaattattcaaatattcattgtggtattaaattaacctgtccttccttacgattagttaaccaaaaacatgtatttcaattaacccttattgattaataattcggatacgatctcgaatttaattaaacaatagcattacgaattagaaagaccaacgaagcaagacaacacaaacgtacgacgttgcatttaatctagttgattattttcctaggattatagcttctgacgcagcaaacgataaacctagttgccacttcgattagatggattgaacaattacggattcagcacctaaactagccgtagattatattaattgataaactaatcgcgcgccttagaaatcaaccaacacaatcataaacaaataattcagaaagataatcaatactcgaataaataaaaagatgcattaaagaacaaaaataaatctcacaatcattgtagttccatggtttcagatcccttcaaccaagataaattattcagccactgtagaccatgcttttctctctaattctctaagtacaatggttgataattctcaaataaaaataagaatatatatatattatcttcctactaaaaatctggaaattgaaatcaatcctaatctcctaaaccaatcaagcaaagtgatacatatcttcccaaaaagaaaggaaaagatatgtatttttaatataaattcttcttccaaaaatatcattccttatttagctcaattaatcctcttttccagctggtgattatccctttccttggaagcgaatcttaatattttatggactcttgcaacagatctggacgttcagatctgctttccAGATTCTGCTCTcttctttcacgtgcccacgcctagtctgcattacgaaatttccagtttaatatatctgctccagtttttcctctttttggccctatttattccaaaattgctcaaagcttcctaaaagcaaaaagataagtaatccTATTAGATTGCATCAGATTTCCAcataacacaagggaattataaattaaaatagtaacaattaatggccttatcaaattcccccacacttatcttttgctcgtcctcgagtaaaacaaaaaaacaaaacaaaacaaacacaaaaaggttccatcaatctcttttctcacgataccaaaaagtgtgcataccttaaaattcaacccaaccaagattcaagcatcaacacacatcattatcaaattttacaaagaaatatgcacaaagacaaatcaagataattacattctaaagcatgtataaagcttcggtgaatcatcctcacggttatcactcatatcactcatgtgtttaatggttcggtgtttcgctcaaattcttccaaagcaaacgttctaccataagcttgcttatacaccaaatctccaccacttagattatatacatgcataaatcaaaaggactttattttaggttgtaatggggttttggggaaaggtgaggattaatggatacaaaaggttaaaaccatgaatattaacaaaacatttaaacacctaaggggaacaaaaatataaagctaaagccaccacattcaccatatttctttgctaattgctattatttttctcttctctatttttcaacttcctttttttttttttctgtcttttttttctttttcttttttttttcttttctgttacagcatttttttcttttctttctttttttttttttttttttgaataactaagagaattgggtagcaaaaataacaacataaggcaatCTCAATAGCACTATccatgccaacttcttttcatcatctcttcttatacaattaagttcccttttcccccacatttaaatttctcaagacaacaaattcaccaagcaacaaatttttgtttaaatgccttgcttattttcatggttgggtgaggatttttacttgaaggcttgggtttgtaatatggttttagcacaaagaatcaagggttttgtaaggctcaaggggctaactaaggaaattaaaataggttggctttttaagctaaagggttcgaacaagaatgcctttatcattttcatgcatgcatatttcaatgtggtctcgaaacggttcaaagcaagttctagagatatattcacatggaagaatagcactcatcaaagaaaatatagattgatatgaatgtttcaatctttttcgg from Mangifera indica cultivar Alphonso chromosome 16, CATAS_Mindica_2.1, whole genome shotgun sequence includes the following:
- the LOC123199214 gene encoding disease resistance protein RPP2B-like, with protein sequence MASSSSSSITPKIKYEVFLSFCGVDTRKKITSHLYEAFCQKKIKTFIDDNLIRGEEISPSLLKAIEHSKISVIIFSKGYPASRWCLKELEVIVKCKNKYDQIVIPVFYEVDPSDVRNQRGDFGIAFGELEKRFMDDLKMLQRWRTALRDAANLSGFDSKNYRNEASLVNNIVDEILRRLDYDSSIIHTNNLVGLDSSIEEIENLLCTKGVCKIGIWGIGGIGKTTLATTVFNKIFGQFEASYFIENIREELEKSRGLNDMRQKLSHALLGDIHPNIGFIFPRERLSRKKVLIVFDDVTANLKQMDFLMKVFDYLNSESRIIITTRDKQVLANCGVHHIHEMKGLAFDKAFQLFTQYAFTESNPAEDYIGLSTSVVACVEGLPLALKVLGSFLFKRTKREWESALKNLKSINTYGDIQKVLKVSYEGLHDREKDIFLDIACFFKGYKRDLIEAILNARDLDSHIYINVLIERSLIITSFDTITMHDLLEEMGRAIVQQESIDDPGKRSRLWDYADIFSVLKYNTGTRAIRSIRLDMSKVAELHLNHKAFNNMQNLRFLEFYGSEPENKVFESDSSALCHNIRLLKKHRSKDEKKVHGFEVLKFNFFELRYFCWDKYPAKSLPHNFNPKNLVALYMRYSKVKKLWTGNQKLVNLKHIDLSHSKRLCRMPDFSLIPNLESLILEDCTNLLESFSSIHNLHKLIILNLQGCKGFDNLPISVYWKSLQEVNLSNCSNLKTVPYLPCTVEKLYLNGTSIKELLSIEHLYRLVKLSLRKCSRLERLPESIHELKSLKCLYLSGCTKLNRLPNDLGTLTTLEELELEEIALANIPTFVTSLINLKTLSFAKCKMQNRSSIPLIHLSIFQKMTKLNLVDCCIEVLPNNIGELLSLEYLYLDQNKFESLPVSIKDLSKLQELYIRNCQRLKSLSELPSNLLRMEAKNCISLESISGLPTIFLSMRDSMEGIDFINCFKLKFDVTDALLNIERNADVWYRLIDNKTRGTTSLAKACICYPGSEIPKWFALQSNTSFIEFLAGWLNDNLIGFALCVAVSLQDYQQLRIIRVGFSLAVNEEIISSGRLFISEGLKGEVIESDHVFVGYDYSIMSLQLLTLNLNSEGSIVFFVEHVTKNGNVISFVNKCGVTLLHAKDDDLRRDLRVDRDKRLNTINCSINDCLKCCLNCCEEHDQWGSLQGSYEILNRWSPHSEIYKQWMVHELICSELKKYIVYN